The genomic DNA GTGTTAATAATCCTGAACGTGTTCGAAAACTATTACAAGGAGTTGCACAATTAAGATTTTGGAAAGTATACGAATTATCTCAGATTGATAAAATTCTCCAGGCAGTTAACAGCCTATTAGTAGCAGAAGAAAAAGGAAAGGCTAAAGTAGAACCAACTAAGCCGTCTGATAATGCTAATAATAGCGCTGCAAAAGAATTAACAGCTCAATTGGAACAAGGGATAAGCACCCCTAAGGAACAGGACGAGAACATTATCTCTCCTCTCTATAAATTACTAAAACTAAAACCAGGCCATGGATTAACTTATAGCGTAGAAGATATCCATATCATCCAACAAATACTAGAAAGACCAGATGTAAAACTACTTTTTCCTAAAGATTTGATGTGGTTATGGGACGTTAAGCCACATAAATTAGAGAATGGAACAGAAGTATTATCCGTACATCCTATCCAAATAGGAAAAAACAATCTTCCCTTACTAGAAGGAGATGTAATAACAGATGCTCGCCAGGTTTTTGATAAATATGGTAAGCCGGCTGTAAGCATGCAGATGAATGGGCAAGGTGCCAAGCTTTGGAAAAATATTACAGCTAGTAATATTGGAAAAAGTATTGCTATTACATTAGATAACAAAGTTTATTCAGCTCCTACTGTTAATACAGAAATTCCAGATGGGAATTCTCAAATAACAGGCAACTTTAGTATAGAAGAAGCAAAAGATTTGGCAAACATTCTTAAGGCAGGCTCATTGCCTGCTCCTGTTAAAATTACAGAAGAGGCCATTATAGGACCCACTTTAAGTAAAACAGCTCAAGCACAAGGTATTACTTCTATGGCTTTAGGATTAGCTGTAGTAGTTCTATTTATGCTGCTTTACTATGCAAAAGGTGGTATAGTCGCTAACTTAGCACTTCTCTTCAATATTTTATTTATACTAGGTATTTTAGCACAATTTAATGCTGCGCTCACACTATCTGGTATTGCAGGTATTGTGCTTACTATAGGCATGTCAATAGACGCAAACGTACTTATTTTTGAACGTATTCGAGAGGAGTTAAGAATAGGAAACAAAATGAGAGAGGCTATTAATAAAGGCTATCAAAAAGCCTATAGTTCTATTATTGACTCTAATGTCACCACATTTTTAACGGGTGCTATACTATACGGCTTGGGACAAGGTCCTGTTCGAGGATTTGCGACTACATTAATGATTGGTATTGTTACCTCCTTTTTCACAGCAGTATTTATTACAAGACTTATTTTTACTTGGTGGGCAAAGAACAGTAAAGAAGATAATATTAGTTTCTCTTTTGTGTTTAACAAGAATGTGTTAACCAACTGCCGCATAGACTTTATGGGTAAACGAAAACTGTTTTATGTAGCATCTAGCTTATTTATTGCTATAGGCCTTCTGCTAATTGTTAAGCAAGGAGGACTTAACTTAGGTGTGGATTTTACAGGTGGCAGATCCTATGTAATCAATTTTAGCGAGCCTGTGGAAACGGCACTTTTAAAAACTAAACTAGCAGAACAGCTAGGAGATCAAAGTACCGAGGTTAAGTCATATGGAGCCAATAACGTTGTAAAAATCACTACCAGCTATTTGATACAAGAGACCTCTTCAGAAGCTGAAGAAAAAGCTAAAAATACGCTGGTAAGCAGCATACAAGAGTCTACTAAATTTAGTTATACAGATGATGTAACAGGCGCTAAAAATCCAAGCTTCGCTATTGTTAGTATTTCTAAAGTAGGACCAAGCATAGCAGGAGATATACAAGCATCTGCTAAAAAATCAATTATTTTTTCACTGCTCGTTATATTTGGCTATATAGTTATACGGTTCCGCCGATGGCAGTTTGGGCTTTCAGCTGTTATAGCTTTATTGCACGACAGTCTTACTGTATTTACAACTTTTGCTATAGCTAGAGCTTTTGGATATACTTACGAGATAGATCAGGTTTTTATAGCCGCTATACTTACTATTATTGGGTACTCCATTAACGATACTGTTGTAATATTTGATCGTATTCGAGAAATGCAGCGTTTACATCCTAACGAGAATTTTACTTCAATAGCCAATAAATCCATTAACGACACTTTAAGCAGAACCTTAATTACTTCATTTACTACTTTAGTAGCTGTATTCATTCTATTCGTATGGGGTGGTGAGGTTCTTAGAGGTTTTTCTTTTGCATTACTAGTAGGAATTACTTTTGGAAGCTACTCTTCTATATGTATTGCTGCACCACTTATTTTAGACTTTAGCAAAAGAAACTATCAAAAAAGAATTATTAATAAGGATACCAATCCTTATGCAAAGAGATAGAGACTTGTTATTAAATAATAGCTTCTTTCGAAACTATAGAATCACTTGTGTTTAGATAAGTTTCTGACTACTTTAAGTTTAGTTTCGAAAGAGGCCTAATGACAACTAATAGAATTGGAAACGTATTGTTATACTTGTACACTACTTTATTTCATGCTTTAGTTAGCTAGACTAAATGATATATAGTGCATAATCTATAGTTTTTAATAATAATGTACTCTTTCGAGTTTCTAATTTATATACCATGCTTAAAATGAGGCTATTTACACAACCAACTTTATTCATTGTGTTAGTGTGCTTAATAATATTAGCAGCTTGTTCGGATTGTGATAATAATGAAACTGAAATCCAGATAAAAAAACCACGAACAGTATCAGCAGACGAAGTTCGTGTCAAAGCACAGGCCATAGGTATTATAATAAATAGCAAAGGGGATATTGTACCCCCTTATCCTCCCAAAGCAGGTACAGAAGGCGAGTATATTTTACATTATGCTATCTTTGAAGGAGCAGATATCCAACTTATAAAATACTTATTAGAAACATTAAACCAAAAATACCTTGATAATAAGTTTAAGGGATTACTTAGTACACGCGATTTAGAGCAACATACTCCTTTTATGCGTGCTGTAAACGGTGGAGATACATCAATTATACAACTTTTAATAGATTATGGGTTACGCCCTACAAAAAACGAAATAGACTATGCAATTAATCATAGTTTATCACAAGATAATGCTGAGTTGCTAGCTTATATATTAAGACTAGCCACAAAAAACAACGCACACAGTCAGGTAAAATATCTTACTGATATATTAGGTTCTGTAGCAGAACAAGGAAAAGCTAACATAGTAGAGTATATCTTAAAGATGCCAAATGTTGATATCTATACTAAGGATGACAAAGGGAATACACCTCTCCATAATGCCATTAAAGCTAAGAGTGAAAAGGTTGTAAGATCATTATTGAAAAAAGGAACTAACAATATAAATATAAAGAATAAGGAAGGGAAAACTCCTCTTGTTTTAGCTATTGAGAATGGTTCACAACCTATTGTGAGAACTTTGATAAATTTTGGGGCACAGCTCACAAAGCCTGAACATCCAGAGGACTTTCCTCTCGAGTATAGATTAGCCAGAGAAGACTTAATAGTACAAAAAACACAAAATGGCAAAGAAGATAATAATAAGAAAGGTATAGTAAATATTTTACAGGGGAGATTTGGTATAGCAGATAAAAAACTCAAAGAAATTTTAGAGAAGAAATTAGAGAAAAAAGAAGTTACACATTCAAGTCTAGACGATATAGATTAGTTGTACGCTTACATTGCTATAGAAAAAAGCACCTACTTTTCTATAGCAATGTAAAAGCTTTTACAATAGAGTCCTGCTGAAGCCTCACAAAATCTAGCTATATGCTATATACCTATTGAAATGGGGCTAATGTATTTATCAATTTCTTCTTTCGCAGAAGTTCTATTACAAAATAGCTGTCAAATCTGCAGAAAATATGTTAATGATTGCTCACGCTATGGTCCTCTTAAATAGACTTAACTATTTGTGAAGACAGGTTTTTATAGTTTGATTAGACATTATTGAGCCAGATTCAAACGTAAAGGAAAATGTTATAGCAAGCAGATGCACGTGATTGAAAAGTCGCTTAACTTATTGATGGCTAAATTAAATAATCAATTATCTATATTAATTTAAAAATACCACTTTGTGAAACAAAGCGCACGACAAGTAAATACCTTTTTACCTGCTTTTCTTCTT from Candidatus Amoebophilus asiaticus 5a2 includes the following:
- a CDS encoding ankyrin repeat domain-containing protein, giving the protein MLVCLIILAACSDCDNNETEIQIKKPRTVSADEVRVKAQAIGIIINSKGDIVPPYPPKAGTEGEYILHYAIFEGADIQLIKYLLETLNQKYLDNKFKGLLSTRDLEQHTPFMRAVNGGDTSIIQLLIDYGLRPTKNEIDYAINHSLSQDNAELLAYILRLATKNNAHSQVKYLTDILGSVAEQGKANIVEYILKMPNVDIYTKDDKGNTPLHNAIKAKSEKVVRSLLKKGTNNINIKNKEGKTPLVLAIENGSQPIVRTLINFGAQLTKPEHPEDFPLEYRLAREDLIVQKTQNGKEDNNKKGIVNILQGRFGIADKKLKEILEKKLEKKEVTHSSLDDID
- the secDF gene encoding protein translocase subunit SecDF, which encodes MKNKGLIIFLTTIVSLLCLYYLSFSVIDANVQRKATQYATSQNGNLDFLKKQAYLDDVWKKPVLNLFGLTYTYEEVKENALNLGLDLQGGMHVTLEVSPVELIQGLSGNSKDEKFLAAIKMAEQKQHTKASLPFTKLFYQAYKEISPEGKFSDIFATAANRNRVTRHASDQEILKYLDTEIEHAIDRAFEIIRSRIDRFGTSQPNIQRLQGTGKIQIELPGVNNPERVRKLLQGVAQLRFWKVYELSQIDKILQAVNSLLVAEEKGKAKVEPTKPSDNANNSAAKELTAQLEQGISTPKEQDENIISPLYKLLKLKPGHGLTYSVEDIHIIQQILERPDVKLLFPKDLMWLWDVKPHKLENGTEVLSVHPIQIGKNNLPLLEGDVITDARQVFDKYGKPAVSMQMNGQGAKLWKNITASNIGKSIAITLDNKVYSAPTVNTEIPDGNSQITGNFSIEEAKDLANILKAGSLPAPVKITEEAIIGPTLSKTAQAQGITSMALGLAVVVLFMLLYYAKGGIVANLALLFNILFILGILAQFNAALTLSGIAGIVLTIGMSIDANVLIFERIREELRIGNKMREAINKGYQKAYSSIIDSNVTTFLTGAILYGLGQGPVRGFATTLMIGIVTSFFTAVFITRLIFTWWAKNSKEDNISFSFVFNKNVLTNCRIDFMGKRKLFYVASSLFIAIGLLLIVKQGGLNLGVDFTGGRSYVINFSEPVETALLKTKLAEQLGDQSTEVKSYGANNVVKITTSYLIQETSSEAEEKAKNTLVSSIQESTKFSYTDDVTGAKNPSFAIVSISKVGPSIAGDIQASAKKSIIFSLLVIFGYIVIRFRRWQFGLSAVIALLHDSLTVFTTFAIARAFGYTYEIDQVFIAAILTIIGYSINDTVVIFDRIREMQRLHPNENFTSIANKSINDTLSRTLITSFTTLVAVFILFVWGGEVLRGFSFALLVGITFGSYSSICIAAPLILDFSKRNYQKRIINKDTNPYAKR